The region CAGGGCACGGTGTATAATTGCACCTTTTATTAGCTTGTCTAACATCTTGTGCGTCCTTAGTGGTTATGTGGGTCAAAGCCACTTTTTGCCAATTCGGAGGCAACAAAGAATGCACCTTCAATAACCACCCGTGTGCCCGCCTCAATCGCTTGCGAGGGCAACGCAGGTTCAATTATCACCCTACCCTCGATCAACTCGCCACGTACAACAGGAGTAGCAACAAACTCACCTGCCTCATGCTCCACAAACACCTGCCACTTGCCCGCAGTGTCGCGCACCAGAGCTGATTCAGGCACAGTAATAACTGGGCTGGCAGTGTTAAACATAAAAAATGCACTGACAAACATCCCTGCATGTAACGTATCGTCCGGATTGTCTACTTGCAGGCGAACAATTCGAGTACGCGTAAGTGGATCCAGTGTATGCCCTTGCTGGATCACCTTTGCCGGGTAGCGACGAAGATTGTGTTCAATCTCAACACGCGTATGGGTATTGATCGGGTCCTGCTGTGTGGCTGCTAACCTGACTTCAACCCATAAAGTTGATTCATCGGCGAGCTGCATGATGGCCTCGCCCGGCTCAAAGCGTTGGCCCTGCTCAAAGTTATCCGCCAGGACAATCCCGCTGCGCTGTGCGGACAAGGTATAGATACCCAGTGAGTGAGCCTCAGTCTCTTGTAACCGGCTGATATCAGACAGGCTCATCCCCATCGCCAGCAACTTGCCCTGCGTGGCCTTAAACTGGGCCTTCGCGACAACCTGCTGGCTTTCGCTCAGACTCGCACTGGTCAAACGCGCTACCCGTTGCCACTCACTGGCTGCTATCAGGTAGTCAGCCTGCGCCTGTGCCATATCCTGGCTAAATAAGGTAACCAGCTTATCGCCCGGTTCAACTATCTGACCCAACACGGCATGACGGCGCTCAATCACGGAGTCAATCCGCGGTGTCACCACGTAGCTGGTGTAACTGTTGGCTTTGAGCTCGCCCGGCGCATAAAGTGGAATGTGTTCATACGCTGGCTGGATTGTCTCCAGCTTAAGGTTGATCTTTGTCTGCTGGGCCTGATTAAGCATCACACTTTGTGCATGAGGCTGCGCAGCATCAGCAGTGCCGGCAGGCCGGTGTTGTTCGGCATGGTTGTGGTCCGGATCGGCGCTTAATCCAGCATTGACCCTCAGTGATATCAATAGTAATCCAGCTGCATAGCTAAAAATACGTTTGTTCATGGTTATCTAAACCTCTTAACGCGTGGCTTGTCACGCATCTGAAACTGCCTGCAAGCCACAGCCTGTCTGTTTCAGGCAAAAGTGAGACTGACTCATTGCACCGCCCCGTTGTCACATAGCAACAGGCACACGGAAGCAATCCGTCAAACGACAAAAAATAAGGCTGATCTGAATACGATCAGAGAGAAACAGAGTTATGCGATGGGAGGTCTAAACTGAGATTCAATTCGTCGGCGAACCTGAGTGTCGCTGGGTAAAAAGGCAGGGTCGGAATTGATGAGACCGGACACCATAGCAAGCCTGGCTGACATCCAGATAGTATGGCTGCCACTACAATGGCCACAATGGTGACAATCGGAGATCACATGTCCCTGCTCATCAAAAATAAGCCTGTCTGAAGCAGAATAGGCGTCATCATGAACATGTTTAGTTTGCAGGTGTTCCTGATCAGGTTGATGAAAGTTGCCGGGATCGACAGCAGCAGTCACCGATTGCACGCCAATCAGTAACATCATAATTATGCTGAGCAGACCCTGTAGTAAACGCAACTTACCTTCTCACGGTTTATTAAGTTGCCAGCAATATAGGCTGGCCAGGAGGCGATGTCAATGCCTCTTGTTACCCTATCATGTTGATATGAAATAACATTATTATTTTTAGTCGAGCCATTTATACATGATATGGCTATCAATGAAACCCAGGTCAGGATGGCGGTAAGCCTTTGGAATTGTGCCAATTATTTTAAACCCCAGGCGCTGCCACAACTGTACCGCTACCTGATTACTCGCAACCACAGAATTGAACTGCATAGCCAGGTAGCCTCGTGCTTTAGCCTCATTTTGCGAGTGTTCACACAAAGTCCGGGCAACCCCTTTGCCTCTTGCCCGGGTCGCAACCATATAACCACAGTTACAAATATGATTACTCGGACCCATCGCATTGGGTTTCAAATAGTAGCTTCCCAGTATCTCACCTTCTTCAACCATAACATAAGCGCAGTCTACTTTTTCGCACCATAGCGCATAAGCTGCTTGTTGCGACATGTCAGGGTCAAAAGCGTAAGTCTCCTGCTGCTCAATCACCGTCTTGAAGGTTGGCCAGAATTGTTGAAAATCGCTTTGTGTCATTTTTCTTATCATATTCTCTCCTGTTTGGTGTGCTGGCGCACTTGGGTAATTGCATGGATGGGATCAGGCTTTGTGATCTTAACTACCCGAACTTGCGTATGAAATTTACTCAACTTAATCATGTTTTGACTATAATCTATAGCCCGTCGCCTGATAACAGCCGTATTTAATCAGCGCAGTCCAACACGCCGTGACTTGAAAGGAGACACAGCAATGCAAGCAAACGACCGCTCTGGCACCTGTCCGATACTACATAACAGCCCCACAACAGATCAATTGGCACAGCCAAAATGGTGGCCCAAGACACTGAACCTCGACATACTGCACCAACACGACAGCAAAACTGATCCAATGGATAAGAACTTTTGCTATCGCGAAGCCGTCAAACAACTCGATTTTGACGCGCTTAAAAAAGATCTACTTGCGCTGATGACCAACAGTCAGCCCTGGTGGCCGGCAGACTGGGGGCATTACGGTGGATTGATGATCCGCATGACCTGGCACGCCGCAGGGACTTATCGAATTGCCGATGGCCGTGGCGGTGCCAGCACCGGGAATCTCAGATTTGCGCCGCTTAACTCCTGGCCCGATAATACCAATCTGGATAAGGCTCGCCGCCTGCTCTGGCCGATTAAACAAAAATATGGAAACCGACTGAGCTGGGCTGACCTAATCGCCTATGCGGGAACCGTAGCGTATGAATCTATGGGCTTGGCAACCTACGGGTTTGCATTTGGCCGCGAAGACATTTGGCACCCTGAAAAAGACATTTACTGGGGCCCTGAATCTGAATGGCTGGCAACCAGCGACGGAGACAACAGCCGCTAT is a window of Pseudoalteromonas sp. R3 DNA encoding:
- a CDS encoding efflux RND transporter periplasmic adaptor subunit; the protein is MNKRIFSYAAGLLLISLRVNAGLSADPDHNHAEQHRPAGTADAAQPHAQSVMLNQAQQTKINLKLETIQPAYEHIPLYAPGELKANSYTSYVVTPRIDSVIERRHAVLGQIVEPGDKLVTLFSQDMAQAQADYLIAASEWQRVARLTSASLSESQQVVAKAQFKATQGKLLAMGMSLSDISRLQETEAHSLGIYTLSAQRSGIVLADNFEQGQRFEPGEAIMQLADESTLWVEVRLAATQQDPINTHTRVEIEHNLRRYPAKVIQQGHTLDPLTRTRIVRLQVDNPDDTLHAGMFVSAFFMFNTASPVITVPESALVRDTAGKWQVFVEHEAGEFVATPVVRGELIEGRVIIEPALPSQAIEAGTRVVIEGAFFVASELAKSGFDPHNH
- a CDS encoding GNAT family N-acetyltransferase, which produces MIRKMTQSDFQQFWPTFKTVIEQQETYAFDPDMSQQAAYALWCEKVDCAYVMVEEGEILGSYYLKPNAMGPSNHICNCGYMVATRARGKGVARTLCEHSQNEAKARGYLAMQFNSVVASNQVAVQLWQRLGFKIIGTIPKAYRHPDLGFIDSHIMYKWLD